TTCTCTCCCGGAGCTACCACATCCAGCTCCGGCCCCCGGTTGGAAAAAGAAGAGACCTGATTGTTGCCGCCCACGGATCCGACCGCTAAAACGGTCGGATAAGCCGCCGGGTAACTGACCCGCTCGCCGTTATTCCCGGCGGCGGCCACGAGTAGAACGCCTTTGCCCTCCGCATAGCGCACCGCATCTTCCATATCCCTGGAATAACTGGGGTCACTTAATGAGAGCATAATGATCTTCGCCCCTTGATCCACCGCTTGCCGGATTCCGGCGGCTACGGTATAGGCATCGCCGCTTCCCAGATTATCCAACGCCTTGATCGGAAGGATTCTGACGCCGGAGAGGATTCCGGCGATGCCGATTTTATTATCCCGCGTAGCCCCGATCACCCCGGCGAGCTGCGTGCCGTGGCCGTTATCATCGGCCGGGGAAGCTCCCTTCTCCAAAAGGTTGAAGCCGGGGAGCAGGTTCCCCTTCAAATCCGGATGGGTAAAATCAACCCCTGTATCGATGATGGCCACCGTCAGATTGGGATTGGGGCTCACCTCCGCCATCGCTTGATCTAATTTCGTTTGCCGCAAGTAACTCTGATTCCCTAATCCCGGATCATTAAAGAGGGCTTCCACCTTCACCCGGGTGTTCGGCTGGAAATAGAGAATATCGGGATCCTTGCCCAGAATCTCCTCCGCCATCTTTTGATACTTCGGATAAAAGCGCACCTTCCCCGTCCGGAATTTTTCCTGCAGGTCTAGGATTTCATAGTAAGGGGACTCTTTCGCCTGGCCTCTCCATTTTACGATCCACTCGCCTGGAATGGCGTTTACCGGGGGTTGGATCGGCTTCTCCTCTAGAGAAGCTTGCCCGCTGCGGCCGACGTTCTCCATGGGGGTATTCCCCTCCGATAAGGCATAAACCCCGCCTCCGGTAAGGAGCAGCAATAGGACGATCAGGCTTAGCGAAAGCCCCCTCTTCACTGTACGGCTCATATCTCCCCCCACCTCAAAGGAAAAATGCACCCTGTCCCAGGGTGCCGCTTTCTATCTTTTTACTCTTCTTATTTTACTTCAATGGCGATCACTTTTCCATCGATGGTGTAATAGAAAATCTCGTCATTTTTCATCAAGCTGGAGAACGTTACCCAATAGCCTTTTCTCTTCACCACCGCATCCTTATCGAATGAGATCCATTTATAGGTGGTTCCTTCTTTGACATAAATCTTAAGATCCGGTTCGTCCACATAATCGACCAGCGCACGGTTCACCGTCGCCTTTGTAACGGTCGCCTGGGAGCCTACTTGCACCACCTGAACATAATCGCCGGTGATCAGGGAAGAGAGGGAAGCCGGTTTGAAGGTCCGCTCCGTCCCCGCCTGATCCACGACGAGGGTACCGGCCGTGGCATTCACGCTCTTCACCTGTCCGTATAACCTCTCTTCCCGTTCCACTCGGATCAGATCTTTCCCGATGAAGGAGAGGGAGAGGCGATCGCCCACTTTAAGATCCTCCCATTTCCCCGCCGTCCCGTCGGGATTAAGAAGAAGAGTCTGGCCCGTGTAGTTTGTATAATCGATATTTCCGTTCTCATCCTTTAATTTTAAGCGGTTTGTGGAGAGGGTTCGGTCTACCAATGTATAGATTCCCGTCTCCTTCACTCTGATCGAGGAGATGGAACCGTCGCTGTTCAGAAGGAGCTTCAATTCCGTATCCTTTGCCAACTGGCTCACCGTTAAGGAGGAGTTGGAGAAGGAGTAAAGGGTGAAGCTTCCGGACAGCGAATAGCGCCGCTCTCCGCTTCCCTCCCGGACGAGCATCTCCCGATTTGTAGAGTCATAGGAGAGGAACGTCCCTTCCCGGATCAAATCGAGGGAGATGACGGAGACGAGATTTCTGCGAAACTCCAACTGGACCGGTGTACCTACCGTCAACCTGCTCTCGCTCACCTTCTCCCCGTCGAGAAGAACCGTATAGTTCGGGTCAATGCGATAGGCTTTAAGCTCCCCTTTCTCATCCTCCACCGTAAGGATTCCTTGGGTCCGATCCATACTGACCAATTTCCCGCTCACGGCAGCGGGGGAGGTGCGTCCTGTAATCTCCAGTTTCTTCACATACCCTTTTTCAATCGTCAGTTTTACCTGATCCCCTTCCTTCACATCATCCAGGGTAGGATTTGTCTCCCCGCTCAGGAGGATCTGCACATCTTCCGCCAGGAAGTATCCCATCACTTCACCGCCCACTTGCAGGGTGATCAGTCCTTTTTCATAAAGTATGGCCACGACTTCGCCTGTCACTTCCGTACTATCCACATAGCTTAAAACGCGGATTTCCTGGAGAGGACTCACATTCCGATCCACCTCTACCCGGTCTCCCGGCCGCAGATCTTCCACTGTGGGGAACCTTCGCCCCTCCATCTTCACCACCGTCGCGTCGGAATAGATAAAGGTCATGAAATTCCCCAACGGATCCTTCAGGATTAACAACTTCTTATCGGCATCTACATTGACGACCTCTCCCTGAAACAGATTCCCGGAAGCGGAATCCTCAGGTTTTATTTGGAGAATCTTCCCCTGTGGGGCGGGGGTGTACGTAATGACCACCTTTACATTAAGGAAGACGGATAGATCCACTCCTTTTTGCCACCCGTTTCCTTGCCAGACTTCCGTCTGATCATCATACGGCAAGGTTTGAAATCCGCCGCCTTCATTTGCGAGAACCAACAGGTGTTGCTCCGGTAGGACCTTTGTCACGGTCCCCTTTGCCTC
The DNA window shown above is from Thermicanus aegyptius DSM 12793 and carries:
- a CDS encoding S-layer homology domain-containing protein; this translates as MKRWRKQIRILLVLMVMASGIPMSVSAEGGPFRDVKSGDWFQKDVLMMNALGVIQGYPDGSYQPSRGVTKAEALVMLLRYMGLTEEVERLPDADLYLYLPGLGLEKSGVADWAAKALAFGKKMGWLNVDQGAFDWQGSADRAWISELLIRAIQKLGDAADMATNATGFTDDRTISNAARGFVNAAVKNGLMKGYPADNTFRPNGTVTRAEMATLLPRLDPYITPMTQKVEGVVLKVSGDRFTLIDRTGKQADYLIDEKTLFLAGGESKPLSSLKSRDQVSVAVKGDKALFLELVAENVSLYQEAKGTVTKVLPEQHLLVLANEGGGFQTLPYDDQTEVWQGNGWQKGVDLSVFLNVKVVITYTPAPQGKILQIKPEDSASGNLFQGEVVNVDADKKLLILKDPLGNFMTFIYSDATVVKMEGRRFPTVEDLRPGDRVEVDRNVSPLQEIRVLSYVDSTEVTGEVVAILYEKGLITLQVGGEVMGYFLAEDVQILLSGETNPTLDDVKEGDQVKLTIEKGYVKKLEITGRTSPAAVSGKLVSMDRTQGILTVEDEKGELKAYRIDPNYTVLLDGEKVSESRLTVGTPVQLEFRRNLVSVISLDLIREGTFLSYDSTNREMLVREGSGERRYSLSGSFTLYSFSNSSLTVSQLAKDTELKLLLNSDGSISSIRVKETGIYTLVDRTLSTNRLKLKDENGNIDYTNYTGQTLLLNPDGTAGKWEDLKVGDRLSLSFIGKDLIRVEREERLYGQVKSVNATAGTLVVDQAGTERTFKPASLSSLITGDYVQVVQVGSQATVTKATVNRALVDYVDEPDLKIYVKEGTTYKWISFDKDAVVKRKGYWVTFSSLMKNDEIFYYTIDGKVIAIEVK